The DNA window CCGAAAAGCTGATGGAAAGCCGGACGTACTTGCAGAACCTGCCCTATTTCGACCGGCTGGATTACGTGGCGCCGATGAACCAGGAGCACGCCTGGTGCTTGGCGATCGAGAAGCTGACCGGCGTCGAGGTGCCGCGTCGCGCGAGCCTGATCCGGGTGCTGTTTTCCGAGATCGGGCGGATCCTGAGCCACCTGCTGAACGTTACGACGCAGGCGATGGACGTCGGCGCGCTGACCCCGCCGCTGTGGGGCTTCGAGGAACGCGAGAAGCTGATGATCTTCTACGAGCGGGCCTGTGGAGCGCGGCTGCACGCGGCCTATTTCCGGCCCGGTGGCGTGCATCAGGACCTGCCGCCGGAACTGCTGGACGATATCGAGACCTGGGCGCGGGAAGAGTTTCCGAAGTTCATGGACGATATCGACGGGCTGCTGACGGAGAACCGCATCTTCAAGCAGCGTAACGCCGATATCGGCGTCGTCAGCCAGCAGGAGGCGCTGGACTGGGGCTTTTCCGGCGTCATGGTCCGCGGCAGCGGGATGGCTTGGGACCTGCGCCGCGCACAGCCCTATGAATGCTATGACGAGTTCGACTTCCAGATCCCCGTCGGCAAGAACGGCGACTGCTATGACCGTTACCTGATCCGGATGGAAGAGATGCGCCAGTCGGCGTCGATCATGCTGCAGGCGATCGAGAAGCTGCGCGCGCCCGAGGGTCAGGGCGATATCCTGGCCCGCGGCAAGGTCACGCCGCCCAAGCGGGGCGAGATGAAGACCTCGATGGAGGCGCTGATCCATCACTTCAAGCTGTATACCGAAGGCTTCCACGTGCCCGAGGGCGAGGTTTACGCGGCTGTCGAGGCGCCCAAGGGCGAATTCGGCGTCTACCTGGTGTCGGACGGCACCAACAAGCCCTATCGCGCCAAGCTGCGCGCGCCGGGCTACCTGCATCTGCAGGCGATGGACCATGTCGCGAGCGGGCACCAGCTGGCCGACGTGGCGGCGATCATCGGGACGATGGACGTGGTGTTCGGGGAGATCGACCGCTAGGCGGGATAACGGATATTGACCCTGTAGAATAACAAGGCCGAAACAGGGGCGGCGAAGGTTCGGAGAGACGACAAAATGAAGAACAAGATCGGTTTGATGGGCGCCATTGCGGCGATGGGGATCGTCGCAGGCTGTACCGCGCCGCCCGAGGGGACGGGCGAGCAGGACGTGGCCAAGTTCCAGGTCGCGGTGGCCAGCATCGGCTGCACCCTGAAGACCGAGGGAGATTACCTGCCGGTCGAATTGCAGACCGGCCTGACCCGCGAGCAATCGACCCAGATGGCCGCCTACATGGTGACAACCGAACGCGCCGTCCGCCTTGAGGGTGGCGGTATCAGAATGACGACAGGAGCGTGCGCAGCCTGATGCTGAGACGTCTACACAGAGAACAGCCCGAGAGCTTTGCCTTCACGCCCGACAACCAGGCGTGGGCCGAGGCGCAGATCTCGAAATACCCGGAGGGGCGCCAGGCGAGTGCCATCATCCCGCTTTTGTGGCGCGCGCAGGAGCAGGAGGGGTGGCTGAGCCGTCCGGCGATCGAGCATATCGCCGAGATGCTGGAGATGGCGCATATCCGGGCGTTGGAAGTGGCGAGCTTCTACTTCATGTTCCAGCTGTCGCCGGTGGGCAGCGTGGCGCATTTCCAGATTTGCGGTACAACGTCCTGCATGATCTGCGGGGCCGAGGACCTGATCGGGGTGTGCCGCGAGAAGATCGCGGAGAAGCCGCATACCGTCAGCGCGGACGGCAAGTTCAGCTGGGAAGAGGTGGAGTGCCTTGGGGCCTGTGCCAACGCGCCGATGGCGCAGATCGGCAAGGATTACTACGAGGACCTGACCGCCGAGCGGTTTGCCGAGATGATCGACGAGTTCGCCGCCGGCAAGGTGCCGGTGCCGGGCCCGCAGAACGGGCGCTATGCGTCCGAGCCGCTGGCCGGGTTGACGACGCTGAAGGAATTCGATTCCGGTCATACGAAGTACAACGGCGCGGTTCAGCGCGCGGTGGATCTGGGTGACACGATCAAGCGGATCGACGGCAGCGAAGTGCCGCTGGTGGCGCCGTGGCGCGAGCATGGTGCGAACCATCAGCCCGCGCCGCCGGATGTGAAGCTGAACGAGTCGCCCGCGAATCCGGGCCTGAAAGCGCCGAAACCCGACCGCTCGGAAGGCCAGCCCGCCGATGATACCGGCGCGACCAAGGCCGAGGCGCCTGCCAAGAGCAAGGCCAACCCGGTGTCCAAGGACGAACCGGCTGGCGACGACAAGAGCGAGACGGCCAAGGCCAAGACGACCGCAGCGGCGGGCGAAGACGCGGGCACCAAGCCCCAGACGATGGACGCACCGCGCGAGGGCGGGGCGGATGACCTGAAGATGATCAAGGGCGTGGGGCCGAAGCTGGAACAGCTTCTGCACTCCATGGGCTTTTACCATTTCGATCAGATTGCCGCATGGGGGCCGCAGGAAGTGGCCTGGGTGGATCAGAACCTGGAAGGGTTCAAGGGCCGTGTGAGCCGGGACGACTGGGTCGCCCAGGCGAAAACTCTGGCCGATGGCGGTACGACGGAATTTTCCAAGAAAGTCAAAAAGGGGGACGTCTACTAGACGATCTTCACGCCACAGGGAGTTGAGCCATGTTCGATGATATACTGAAGTCACAGTGCAAGCTGGTATGCTTGGGTGTCGGTGTTGTAGCGGGGATCATCGCGATCTACGCTGCAATCGGCAAAGTCGGGATCTTCGCGGCGCTTCTGCTGGGGCTTGCGATGGGCGTGTTCATGGCGTTGGTTCTGTTGCAGATCTTCTGCACCGGCGATAACGCGGACCTGGGGCAGTTGGGGGAGATGCCCGAGGGAAGTGCGGCGGCGGCATCGTCTGGTGGCAAGCCCTCCGGCCCGCCCAAGGCGAATGCACCGAAGGACCGGGGAACGCCCGCGCCGAATGCGCCCGTGCCCAACCCGCCCAAGCCGAACCCGCCGGTGGGGACCGAGCCCGAGCCGATCCTGCCGAACAAGGCAGACCCGTTGAACGCACGGACGGGCATGGGCACAACAGCCGCGGCGGCAAGCACCAGTGCCGCGGCGGCGGGCACCGACAAGGTCGCCATGCGGGCCGAGACGCATTCGGGCGGCAATGACGCGGCCACGGCGCAGGACCCGACATTTACCTCGGCCTCGACGGATGCAGAAGCGGGGGCCCAGGTGGCGCCGGCGAGCGATGATAAGCCCAAGGCGAAGAAAGCGGCGACCAAGCCCAAGAAATCCGCGGCCAAGGCCAAGAAGGCCGATGTCGTCGAAGAAGATGTGGGCACCAAGCCCGAGGTGCTGAGTGGTCCGCGCGGCGGCAGCGCCGACAACCTGAAGGAAATCAAGGGCGTCGGGCCCAAGCTGGAAGGCGTGCTGCACAAAATGGGCTTTTACCATTTCGACCAGATCGCCAGCTGGACGGACGAGGAAGTGGCCTGGGTCGATCAGAACCTTGAAGGGTTCAAGGGCCGGGTCAGCCGGGACAACTGGATCGAACAGGCCAAGACCCTGGCCGCGGGTGGCGAGACCGAGTTCTCGAAGCGCGTGGACAAGGGCGATGTTTACTGAATGAGCGAGGCGCATGAGCAAACGCGACCAAGTGCCGAAAAAGGGCCGACGCGCCGGGCTGGTGATTGCCGGCACGGGCGTGTTCTGGGTGCTGGTCACCCTGATCGGCGAGAAGGAGGGGTTCAGCACCGAGTTGCGCCTCGCCTTCGACCTTGTGGCGCTGGCGGGGTTTTTGTTCGCCTTCTGGCTCATCTATCAAATCTGGCGCGACAGCCGGGGAAACTAGGGGTTATCTGATGCTGGACGATCAGGATCGTATCTTTACCAATCTCTACGGGATGCACGACCGCAGCCTGAAGGGCGCGCAGGCGCGTGGCCATTGGGACGGGACCAAGACCATCCTTGAGAACGGGCGCGAGTGGATCGTCGAACAGATGAAGGCCAGCGGGCTGCGCGGCCGGGGCGGCGCAGGTTTTCCCACGGGGCTCAAGTGGTCGTTCATGCCCAAGGAAAGCGACGGGCGGCCTGCCTACCTTGTGGTCAATGCCGACGAATCCGAGCCCGGCACCTGCAAGGACCGCGAGATCATGCGGCACGATCCGCATACGCTGGTCGAAGGGTGCCTGATCGCCAGCTACGCGATGCAGGCCCACGCCTGTTACATCTATATCCGCGGTGAATACATCCGCGAGAAGGAGGCGCTTCAGGCGGCCATCGACGAGGCCTACGAGGCCGGGCTGATCGGCAAGAACGCCTGCAAGTCGGGCTATGATTTCGATCTGTACCTCGCGCATGGCGCGGGGGCGTATATCTGCGGCGAGGAAACCGCGCTGCTGGAAAGCCTGGAAGGCAAGAAGGGGATGCCCCGGATGAAGCCGCCGTTTCCGGCGGGCGCCGGGCTTTACGGCTGCCCCACGACGGTGAACAACGTGGAAAGCATCGCGGTGGTGCCGACCATCCTGCGGCGCGGGGCCGACTGGTTCGCGAGCTTCGGGCGGCCCAACAACGCGGGCACCAAGATTTTTGCCGTGTCGGGCCACGTGAACAACCCCTGCGTGGTCGAGGACGCGATGTCGATCAGCTTTGAAGAGTTGATCGACAAGCATTGCGGCGGCATCAGAGGCGGGTGGGACAACCTGAAAGCGGTGATCCCCGGTGGCTCGTCGGTGCCGTGTGTGCGCGGCGAGAACATGAAGGACGCGATCATGGATTTCGACGCGCTGCGCGAGGTCGGGTCGAGCCTGGGGACCGCGGCGGTGATCGTGATGGACAAGAACACGGACATCATCAAGGCGATCTGGCGGCTGTCGAAATTCTACAAGCACGAAAGCTGTGGGCAATGCACGCCCTGCCGCGAGGGCACGGGCTGGATGATGCGGGTGATGGACCGGCTGGTGCGTGGCGAGGCGGAGGTCGAGGAGATCGACATGCTGTTCGACGTCACCAAGCAGGTCGAGGGGCATACGATCTGTGCGCTGGGCGATGCGGCGGCCTGGCCGATCCAGGGTCTGATCCGCAACTTCCGCGACGAGATCGAGGACCGGATCAAGGCGCAGCGCACCGGCAAGGTGTCTGCGGTGGCGGCGGAGTAAGCGACCGATGCCCGGGACACGTCATCTGGCACAACTCAATATCGGTCGGCTTGTGGCGCCTACCGATGACCCGCGCGTGGCAGAGTTCATGGCGGCGCTCGACCGGATCAACGGCATGGGCAAGCGGATGCCGGGCTTCGTGTGGATGATGGAAGGCTCGGGCGAGCCTGGGACGGGCAACACGGAGAACAGCATCGGCGGCGACCCGCAGTTCGTGGCCAACCTGACCGTCTGGGACGACGTGGAAAGCCTGGAGAATTTCGTCTGGAACACCGTGCACCGGCAGTTCTATGAGCGCCGGGCCGAGTGGTTCGAGGTGATGGGCGAGATGCATTTCGTCATGTGGTGGGTGCCGGAGGGGCATCGACCGACATTGGATGAGGGGTTGGAACGGCTGGAGCGCCTGAAGGCGGACGGCGACAGTGACCATGCCTTTGGCTGGGCCCACGTGAAAGAGGCCCGGCTGTGGCGGACCCGCGGCTGCGCGCCCGTGGCGGCGGAATGACAAGAATGGAAGACCAGAGAGCGTGACCAGGATGACGACGATAAAAGGCGGGGCGCGGGC is part of the Roseovarius sp. THAF9 genome and encodes:
- a CDS encoding NADH-quinone oxidoreductase subunit D; translated protein: MDGSNTMTKGFADAETGEQKIRNFNINFGPQHPAAHGVLRLVLELDGEIVERCDPHIGLLHRGTEKLMESRTYLQNLPYFDRLDYVAPMNQEHAWCLAIEKLTGVEVPRRASLIRVLFSEIGRILSHLLNVTTQAMDVGALTPPLWGFEEREKLMIFYERACGARLHAAYFRPGGVHQDLPPELLDDIETWAREEFPKFMDDIDGLLTENRIFKQRNADIGVVSQQEALDWGFSGVMVRGSGMAWDLRRAQPYECYDEFDFQIPVGKNGDCYDRYLIRMEEMRQSASIMLQAIEKLRAPEGQGDILARGKVTPPKRGEMKTSMEALIHHFKLYTEGFHVPEGEVYAAVEAPKGEFGVYLVSDGTNKPYRAKLRAPGYLHLQAMDHVASGHQLADVAAIIGTMDVVFGEIDR
- a CDS encoding NADH-quinone oxidoreductase subunit E encodes the protein MLRRLHREQPESFAFTPDNQAWAEAQISKYPEGRQASAIIPLLWRAQEQEGWLSRPAIEHIAEMLEMAHIRALEVASFYFMFQLSPVGSVAHFQICGTTSCMICGAEDLIGVCREKIAEKPHTVSADGKFSWEEVECLGACANAPMAQIGKDYYEDLTAERFAEMIDEFAAGKVPVPGPQNGRYASEPLAGLTTLKEFDSGHTKYNGAVQRAVDLGDTIKRIDGSEVPLVAPWREHGANHQPAPPDVKLNESPANPGLKAPKPDRSEGQPADDTGATKAEAPAKSKANPVSKDEPAGDDKSETAKAKTTAAAGEDAGTKPQTMDAPREGGADDLKMIKGVGPKLEQLLHSMGFYHFDQIAAWGPQEVAWVDQNLEGFKGRVSRDDWVAQAKTLADGGTTEFSKKVKKGDVY
- a CDS encoding DUF5337 domain-containing protein, with product MSKRDQVPKKGRRAGLVIAGTGVFWVLVTLIGEKEGFSTELRLAFDLVALAGFLFAFWLIYQIWRDSRGN
- the nuoF gene encoding NADH-quinone oxidoreductase subunit NuoF, which encodes MLDDQDRIFTNLYGMHDRSLKGAQARGHWDGTKTILENGREWIVEQMKASGLRGRGGAGFPTGLKWSFMPKESDGRPAYLVVNADESEPGTCKDREIMRHDPHTLVEGCLIASYAMQAHACYIYIRGEYIREKEALQAAIDEAYEAGLIGKNACKSGYDFDLYLAHGAGAYICGEETALLESLEGKKGMPRMKPPFPAGAGLYGCPTTVNNVESIAVVPTILRRGADWFASFGRPNNAGTKIFAVSGHVNNPCVVEDAMSISFEELIDKHCGGIRGGWDNLKAVIPGGSSVPCVRGENMKDAIMDFDALREVGSSLGTAAVIVMDKNTDIIKAIWRLSKFYKHESCGQCTPCREGTGWMMRVMDRLVRGEAEVEEIDMLFDVTKQVEGHTICALGDAAAWPIQGLIRNFRDEIEDRIKAQRTGKVSAVAAE
- a CDS encoding DUF3291 domain-containing protein yields the protein MPGTRHLAQLNIGRLVAPTDDPRVAEFMAALDRINGMGKRMPGFVWMMEGSGEPGTGNTENSIGGDPQFVANLTVWDDVESLENFVWNTVHRQFYERRAEWFEVMGEMHFVMWWVPEGHRPTLDEGLERLERLKADGDSDHAFGWAHVKEARLWRTRGCAPVAAE